A region of Nocardioides alkalitolerans DNA encodes the following proteins:
- a CDS encoding TetR/AcrR family transcriptional regulator codes for MTSAPRTGTKGVPRAEREAQILEVALAELGRVGYAAASVATIARGAGISKPMVYSYFGSKEGLYAACVDLAGAVVADEVERSAALGAVGLERGLLTVAGLTEALDGRPHLWRVLFDPTAPGVGPAAEAARRHTTRLHERAVEGVGEMLRLAGDADPADLDLMVQVWVGILDTVMRWWADHPREDGAAVLARAERVVGALLGVR; via the coding sequence ATGACCTCGGCCCCCCGCACCGGCACCAAGGGCGTGCCGCGGGCCGAGCGCGAGGCCCAGATCCTCGAGGTCGCCCTCGCCGAGCTCGGCCGGGTGGGCTACGCCGCCGCCTCCGTCGCGACGATCGCGCGGGGGGCCGGCATCTCGAAGCCGATGGTCTACAGCTACTTCGGCTCCAAGGAGGGCCTGTACGCCGCGTGCGTCGACCTCGCCGGAGCCGTCGTCGCCGACGAGGTCGAGCGCAGCGCCGCCCTCGGGGCCGTCGGGCTCGAACGGGGCCTCCTCACGGTGGCCGGCCTGACCGAGGCCCTGGACGGTCGGCCCCACCTGTGGCGCGTGCTCTTCGACCCGACGGCGCCCGGCGTCGGACCGGCCGCCGAGGCCGCGCGCCGCCACACCACCCGCCTGCACGAGCGCGCCGTCGAGGGCGTGGGGGAGATGCTGCGCCTCGCCGGTGACGCCGACCCGGCCGACCTCGACCTCATGGTGCAGGTCTGGGTCGGCATCCTCGACACCGTCATGCGCTGGTGGGCCGACCACCCCCGCGAGGACGGCGCCGCGGTGCTCGCGCGCGCGGAGCGGGTGGTCGGCGCACTCCTCGGCGTGCGCTGA
- the dapF gene encoding diaminopimelate epimerase produces MTRSHAPYPFAKGHGTQNDFVILPDADGDRHEEIDAAGVQRLTDRRAGIGGDGILRVVRTAATADPAAVAARDEAEWFMDYRNADGSIAEMCGNGIRVFARWLVDREGVDATTPIRVATRAGVLAVAVEPDGRISASMGAPRRLPASAVTVRDTGATLPTTGVDMGNPHAVAFVDDLAEAGSLLSEPVYAAAIYPTGVNVEFVVRRGERHVAMRVHERGSGETLSCGTGAAAVMVASALADGAVPADGTPPAEPVVYRVDVPGGELDLTWTPAGDVVLTGPAEIVAEGFTTLG; encoded by the coding sequence GTGACCCGCTCGCACGCGCCGTACCCCTTCGCCAAGGGCCACGGCACCCAGAACGACTTCGTCATCCTCCCGGACGCCGACGGCGACCGGCACGAGGAGATCGACGCCGCGGGCGTGCAGCGGCTGACCGACCGCCGGGCCGGGATCGGCGGTGACGGCATCCTCCGGGTGGTGCGCACCGCCGCCACCGCCGACCCCGCCGCCGTCGCGGCGCGGGACGAGGCGGAGTGGTTCATGGACTACCGCAACGCCGACGGGTCGATCGCGGAGATGTGCGGCAACGGCATCCGCGTCTTCGCCCGCTGGCTCGTCGATCGGGAGGGCGTGGACGCGACGACGCCGATCCGGGTCGCGACCCGGGCCGGGGTGCTGGCGGTCGCGGTCGAGCCGGACGGGCGGATCAGCGCCTCGATGGGCGCGCCGCGGCGCCTCCCCGCCTCCGCGGTGACCGTCCGTGACACCGGCGCGACCCTGCCGACGACGGGCGTCGACATGGGCAACCCGCACGCCGTCGCCTTCGTCGACGACCTCGCGGAGGCGGGGTCGCTGCTGAGCGAGCCGGTCTACGCCGCGGCGATCTACCCGACCGGCGTCAACGTCGAGTTCGTCGTGCGCCGCGGTGAGCGGCACGTGGCGATGCGGGTCCACGAGCGCGGGTCGGGGGAGACGCTCTCGTGCGGCACCGGCGCGGCGGCGGTGATGGTCGCGAGCGCGCTGGCCGACGGTGCCGTGCCGGCCGACGGCACTCCGCCCGCCGAGCCCGTCGTCTACCGGGTCGACGTGCCGGGTGGCGAGCTCGACCTCACGTGGACCCCGGCCGGCGACGTGGTGCTCACCGGGCCCGCCGAGATCGTCGCCGAGGGCTTCACCACCCTGGGCTGA
- a CDS encoding M28 family peptidase — protein sequence MHLDADSILATVRDLVALAPRATGTPGGRAAAAYVEGRLAAAGLRTEVLEVASYAWRAEECRLTVDGEPVACAPVLHSALPAHDAVGPLGGTVRGRVVDIGADPAVLRRPDGPDARGAVVLFDLSFDMALWSLLPVTEWFHDPGRRVLRREVMRSRNPYVTSLTRVVAAAREAGAAAVVGVLRDYPESVGYHNEYYRRHLLGLPGAWITAATGRRLRARLRTGSTAELVLHVQRDEVPSQTVLGLLPGRSRETVMVQSHHDSVGPGAVEDATGTAEVVALAEHLAARVRGGWRPRKNVLFTTFDTHFTGYQAHQEFTRRYVLDPASPYDVVLNLTVEHVGLRARRGADGGFETLDATEPRGLFENLNPWWKVQLVRALRRHGVHSTSLLNATPFELSRAGIPTDASFTLVAGVPTVSLISGPLYLYDDADTLDKVDVAQLEPVARFFADLLERADRAPGQRIGLVPARLRRRLPRGRW from the coding sequence GTGCACCTCGACGCCGACAGCATCCTCGCCACCGTGCGCGACCTCGTCGCGCTCGCCCCGCGCGCGACCGGCACCCCCGGCGGGCGCGCCGCCGCGGCGTACGTCGAGGGGCGGCTCGCCGCCGCCGGCCTGCGGACCGAGGTGCTCGAGGTCGCGTCGTACGCCTGGCGGGCCGAGGAGTGCCGGCTCACCGTCGACGGGGAGCCGGTCGCCTGCGCGCCCGTGCTGCACTCGGCGCTGCCCGCCCACGACGCCGTCGGGCCGCTCGGCGGCACCGTCCGCGGGCGGGTGGTGGACATCGGTGCGGATCCCGCCGTGCTGCGCCGGCCCGACGGACCCGACGCCCGCGGCGCCGTCGTGCTCTTCGACCTCTCCTTCGACATGGCGCTCTGGTCGCTGCTCCCGGTGACGGAGTGGTTCCACGACCCCGGTCGGCGCGTGCTGCGCCGCGAGGTGATGCGCAGCCGGAACCCCTACGTCACGTCGCTGACACGCGTCGTGGCGGCGGCCCGGGAGGCCGGGGCGGCGGCGGTCGTGGGCGTGCTGCGCGACTACCCGGAGTCGGTGGGGTACCACAACGAGTACTACCGCCGGCACCTCCTCGGCCTGCCCGGCGCCTGGATCACCGCCGCCACGGGCCGGCGGCTCCGCGCCCGGCTCCGCACGGGGTCCACCGCCGAGCTGGTGCTCCACGTGCAGCGCGACGAGGTGCCCTCGCAGACGGTGCTCGGACTGCTCCCGGGCCGCAGCCGGGAGACCGTCATGGTGCAGTCGCACCACGACTCCGTCGGCCCCGGCGCCGTCGAGGACGCCACGGGCACCGCGGAGGTCGTCGCCCTCGCCGAGCACCTCGCCGCCCGCGTCCGTGGAGGGTGGCGGCCCCGCAAGAACGTGCTGTTCACGACCTTCGACACGCACTTCACCGGCTACCAGGCCCACCAGGAGTTCACCCGGCGCTACGTGCTCGACCCGGCCTCGCCGTACGACGTCGTGCTCAACCTGACCGTCGAGCACGTCGGTCTCCGGGCCCGGCGCGGCGCGGACGGCGGGTTCGAGACCCTCGACGCGACCGAGCCGCGGGGACTCTTCGAGAACCTCAACCCCTGGTGGAAGGTGCAGCTCGTGCGTGCGCTGCGGCGCCACGGGGTGCACAGCACGAGCCTGCTCAACGCCACCCCGTTCGAGCTGTCGCGCGCGGGCATCCCGACCGACGCCTCCTTCACGCTCGTGGCGGGGGTCCCGACGGTCAGCCTCATCTCGGGACCGCTCTACCTGTACGACGACGCCGACACCCTCGACAAGGTCGACGTCGCCCAGCTCGAGCCCGTGGCCCGCTTCTTCGCCGACCTGCTCGAGCGCGCCGACCGCGCGCCCGGGCAACGGATCGGGCTGGTGCCCGCCCGGCTGCGCCGCCGCCTGCCGCGGGGACGCTGGTGA
- a CDS encoding MFS transporter, with amino-acid sequence MTALPRRTRVGYALAGVSTGTYGTVPGLLLMPYLTDELGVQAAVAGLVVLAPKALDVVLNPVAGRVSDRSPRADRRRPFVVRAGVVMALAFAALFAAPVAGPVAATAWALGCSLVAAAAYAFFFVPFLAMSAEITDDYDERTRLMTGRVVVITLAILLAGGSAPVLVDAVGGLTGYRTMGIVMAVVIAAGTAAFAWGTRGAPLRRTPATTASLRTQLAVALASPHARTLLLAFVLQAAAMGTVLAGIVYAARTLVGDPAFATWAFVAFVGPAVVVAPVWHRVALRVGKKDAFTLATGVLAVGLVALLLARDGGTVALLVGAGVVGVGYAGGQLLPLAMLPDLAAHDAAASGEDQSGTLSGVWSGCELLGYALGPALFGLVLTLGGYASASGGAVEQTDAARLAVALGISLVPATLVVLSLVPLRRYRLDDALRDGGVTTSA; translated from the coding sequence ATGACGGCGCTCCCCCGCAGGACCCGCGTGGGCTACGCCCTCGCCGGGGTCTCCACCGGCACCTACGGCACGGTCCCGGGACTGCTCCTCATGCCCTACCTGACCGACGAGCTGGGCGTGCAGGCCGCGGTGGCCGGCCTGGTCGTGCTCGCCCCGAAGGCGCTCGACGTCGTGCTCAACCCGGTCGCCGGCCGCGTCAGCGACCGCTCGCCCCGCGCCGACCGGCGCCGCCCGTTCGTCGTGCGCGCCGGGGTCGTCATGGCCCTCGCCTTCGCGGCCCTGTTCGCGGCACCGGTGGCGGGGCCCGTGGCCGCCACGGCGTGGGCCCTCGGCTGCTCGCTGGTCGCCGCCGCGGCGTACGCCTTCTTCTTCGTCCCCTTCCTCGCGATGTCGGCGGAGATCACCGACGACTACGACGAGCGGACCCGACTGATGACCGGGCGCGTCGTCGTGATCACGCTCGCGATCCTCCTCGCCGGCGGCTCCGCGCCCGTGCTGGTGGACGCCGTCGGTGGCCTGACGGGCTACCGGACCATGGGGATCGTCATGGCGGTCGTCATCGCCGCGGGCACCGCCGCCTTCGCGTGGGGCACCCGGGGCGCGCCGCTGCGCCGCACCCCGGCGACGACCGCGTCGCTGCGCACGCAGCTCGCGGTGGCCCTGGCCTCCCCGCACGCGCGCACGCTGCTCCTCGCCTTCGTGCTGCAGGCAGCGGCCATGGGCACGGTGCTCGCCGGCATCGTCTACGCCGCCCGCACCCTCGTCGGCGACCCCGCCTTCGCGACCTGGGCCTTCGTGGCGTTCGTGGGCCCGGCCGTCGTCGTCGCCCCCGTGTGGCATCGGGTCGCCCTGCGCGTGGGCAAGAAGGACGCCTTCACCCTCGCGACCGGGGTGCTCGCCGTCGGGCTCGTCGCGCTCCTGCTCGCCCGCGACGGCGGCACGGTGGCCCTGCTCGTGGGCGCGGGGGTCGTCGGGGTCGGGTACGCCGGCGGCCAGCTCCTGCCCCTCGCGATGCTGCCCGACCTCGCCGCGCACGACGCCGCCGCCTCGGGCGAGGACCAGTCCGGCACGCTCAGCGGCGTCTGGTCGGGGTGCGAGCTCCTGGGGTACGCGCTCGGGCCGGCGCTGTTCGGCCTCGTGCTCACGCTCGGCGGCTACGCCTCCGCCAGCGGCGGCGCGGTCGAGCAGACCGACGCCGCACGGCTGGCCGTGGCGCTCGGCATCTCGCTCGTGCCGGCGACGCTCGTGGTGCTCAGCCTGGTGCCGCTGCGCCGCTACCGCCTCGACGATGCGCTGCGCGACGGGGGCGTCACCACGTCGGCGTGA
- a CDS encoding lipase family protein: MIPGRVVRFPSHDVRGAAVEQTGLLHVPATPPPPGGWPYVVYGHMTTGGGDRAAPSACTPDHPERRRMTQGDEVCRGLLAHGVAVLRPDYEGIGSPGPHPYLVGSSLARSVLDMAAARRALDPRIGDAWVAVGHSEGAVAVLHAAARSRQDERTGHDLRGVAALTPVTRTDRTIGLASRLRVRVPGTSVVTALTGLMLRGATTVDPALEALLLDGGLSPDAAARWSHLDERCLVELADAASWGGLAPAAVWGPRAATARAALLAHLHAEDVLHVALPRLPVRVDLGLLDEVAPAPLTAALVRRWRAAGVPVVARAWPTHHSGVLQRRHAPPAVVAWVRRVLDLDPAGPG; encoded by the coding sequence GTGATCCCCGGACGCGTCGTGCGCTTCCCGTCGCACGACGTGCGGGGGGCGGCGGTGGAGCAGACCGGCCTCCTCCACGTGCCGGCCACCCCGCCCCCGCCGGGCGGCTGGCCCTACGTCGTCTACGGCCACATGACGACCGGCGGTGGCGACCGCGCCGCACCGAGCGCCTGCACGCCCGACCACCCCGAGCGGCGGCGGATGACGCAGGGCGACGAGGTCTGCCGGGGGCTGCTGGCGCACGGGGTGGCGGTGCTGCGTCCCGACTACGAGGGCATCGGGAGCCCCGGACCGCATCCCTACCTCGTCGGCTCCTCGCTCGCCCGCTCCGTGCTCGACATGGCGGCCGCACGCCGTGCCCTGGACCCGCGCATCGGCGACGCCTGGGTGGCCGTCGGCCACTCGGAGGGCGCCGTGGCGGTGCTGCACGCGGCGGCCCGGTCGCGGCAGGACGAGCGGACGGGGCACGACCTGCGGGGTGTCGCCGCCCTGACCCCCGTGACCCGGACGGACCGCACGATCGGCCTCGCCAGCCGGCTGCGCGTCCGCGTCCCCGGCACGAGCGTCGTCACGGCCCTCACCGGCCTCATGCTGCGGGGCGCGACCACGGTCGACCCGGCACTGGAGGCCCTCCTGCTCGACGGCGGCCTCTCCCCGGACGCGGCGGCGCGCTGGTCCCACCTCGACGAGCGCTGCCTCGTGGAGCTGGCCGACGCCGCGTCGTGGGGCGGGCTGGCGCCCGCCGCCGTGTGGGGCCCGCGCGCGGCCACCGCTCGCGCCGCGCTGCTCGCCCACCTGCACGCCGAGGACGTGCTCCACGTCGCGCTCCCCCGACTCCCCGTGCGCGTGGACCTCGGTCTCCTCGACGAGGTCGCGCCCGCACCCCTCACGGCTGCCCTGGTCCGGCGCTGGCGCGCGGCCGGCGTGCCCGTCGTCGCCCGCGCCTGGCCCACCCACCACTCCGGGGTGCTGCAGCGTCGGCACGCTCCCCCGGCGGTGGTCGCGTGGGTACGCCGCGTGCTCGACCTGGACCCGGCCGGCCCGGGCTGA
- a CDS encoding alkaline phosphatase D family protein: protein MLALGGGVVGGVLLGRSPLDGDAVQARVTSRPVPRSTPGLVRSRDAITHAQTGDVTPTSGVLWARGEAPGQLQVRLRSGGRVIGTRVGPAGTAETDFTARLSLTGLEPGRDYEADLWFAGPDGTESDLTHVAFTTPSDTPARTTFAWSGDTCGQGYGISPDAGGLVAYGAVADLRPDVFIHCGDNIYADEPITDTVVEVDGSVWRNVVTEHVQRPAQTLAEFRGRYRYVLLDDNVRRLHATTPVISQWDDHETTNNWYPGEILDDETTTFRYTDERRVDVLARMARQAFQEYMPIGEAHLLGRGATGFAEKGLYRKVPRGAHLDVFCLDQRTFRGANYAGTAEGEPALLGEEQMEWLIREVTASRATWKVISADQPIGLAPRRQQDLDGYGNGDHGAPRGREHELARILSAFKAAGVRNVVWITADVHFTAAHRFDPADATYTDFDPFWEFISGPLAACAFGTKEPDRTFGATQLYVKGNTVDHRRAPQPDQTYVGWGEIDADGRLRVELRDAAGTVLWSVDLDPEDPVTPAA from the coding sequence GTGCTCGCCCTGGGCGGCGGCGTGGTGGGGGGCGTGCTCCTCGGGCGGTCGCCCCTCGACGGCGACGCGGTGCAGGCCAGGGTCACGAGCCGACCGGTGCCGCGCAGCACGCCCGGGCTGGTGCGCAGCCGGGACGCGATCACCCACGCGCAGACCGGCGACGTCACGCCGACGTCGGGGGTGCTCTGGGCGCGCGGCGAGGCCCCGGGCCAGCTCCAGGTGCGCCTGCGCAGCGGCGGCCGGGTGATCGGCACCCGGGTCGGGCCGGCCGGCACCGCGGAGACCGACTTCACGGCCCGCCTGTCCCTCACCGGCCTCGAGCCGGGCCGCGACTACGAGGCCGACCTGTGGTTCGCGGGCCCCGACGGCACCGAGAGCGACCTGACCCACGTCGCCTTCACGACCCCGTCGGACACCCCGGCGCGCACGACGTTCGCCTGGTCGGGCGACACCTGCGGGCAGGGCTACGGCATCAGTCCCGACGCGGGCGGTCTCGTCGCGTACGGCGCGGTGGCCGACCTCCGCCCCGACGTATTCATCCACTGCGGCGACAACATCTACGCCGACGAGCCGATCACCGACACGGTGGTCGAGGTCGACGGGTCGGTGTGGCGGAACGTCGTCACGGAGCACGTGCAGCGGCCGGCGCAGACCCTCGCGGAGTTCCGCGGGCGCTACCGCTACGTGCTGCTCGACGACAACGTCCGGCGGCTGCACGCCACCACGCCCGTGATCTCGCAGTGGGACGACCACGAGACGACGAACAACTGGTACCCCGGCGAGATCCTGGACGACGAGACCACGACGTTCCGCTACACCGACGAGCGGCGGGTCGACGTGCTCGCGCGGATGGCCCGCCAGGCGTTCCAGGAGTACATGCCGATCGGCGAGGCCCACCTCCTGGGCCGCGGGGCGACCGGGTTCGCCGAGAAGGGGCTCTACCGCAAGGTGCCCCGTGGTGCGCACCTCGACGTCTTCTGCCTCGACCAGCGCACGTTCCGCGGGGCCAACTACGCCGGCACGGCCGAGGGCGAGCCGGCGTTGCTCGGCGAGGAGCAGATGGAGTGGCTCATCCGGGAGGTCACGGCCTCGCGCGCCACCTGGAAGGTCATCTCGGCCGACCAGCCGATCGGGCTCGCGCCGCGCCGCCAGCAGGACCTCGACGGCTACGGCAACGGCGACCACGGGGCGCCGCGGGGGCGCGAGCACGAGCTGGCGCGGATCCTGTCGGCCTTCAAGGCGGCGGGCGTGCGCAACGTCGTGTGGATCACCGCGGACGTGCACTTCACCGCAGCGCACCGCTTCGACCCCGCCGACGCGACCTACACCGACTTCGACCCCTTCTGGGAGTTCATCTCGGGGCCGCTGGCGGCCTGCGCGTTCGGGACGAAGGAGCCGGACCGGACGTTCGGGGCGACCCAGCTCTACGTCAAGGGCAATACCGTCGATCACCGGCGCGCGCCGCAGCCCGACCAGACCTACGTCGGGTGGGGCGAGATCGACGCCGACGGCCGGCTGCGGGTCGAGCTGCGGGACGCGGCCGGCACCGTGCTGTGGTCGGTGGACCTCGATCCGGAGGATCCCGTTACGCCTGCGGCTTAA
- a CDS encoding AsnC family protein: protein MPALLDEVDLAVVHALQVAPRAPWTQVGAAVGVDAATAARHWDRLVGERLAWWTVWPTPEQWSTTTDVAVVRVRPAPGTLDAAADRWCALPWVLGVDETPLGLVALAAGDGGLAALAARVREQETADARLEHVSLAQRVLREDSTWRLRVLAPRQLRVLEGPAAPVDPPPPGAPVALVQEVAEALRDDVRTSHAALGRRLGVSEATARRALARVARAGALRFGCDVAMPAVGLGRGVLLAARAVGEDRDGALARVVRDPAVHRVAELVDDAPLLVALRTATLERLPELERGWGSGIEVVGRTAVVRTRKRNGHLLDAEGRSAGHVTPTW, encoded by the coding sequence GTGCCCGCACTGCTCGACGAGGTCGACCTCGCCGTCGTCCACGCCCTCCAGGTCGCGCCCCGGGCGCCGTGGACCCAGGTCGGCGCCGCCGTCGGCGTCGACGCCGCGACCGCGGCCCGGCACTGGGACCGGCTGGTCGGGGAGCGCCTGGCGTGGTGGACCGTCTGGCCCACCCCGGAGCAGTGGTCGACCACCACGGACGTCGCCGTCGTGCGCGTGCGTCCCGCGCCGGGGACGCTCGACGCCGCGGCGGACCGCTGGTGTGCGCTGCCCTGGGTGCTCGGGGTCGACGAGACGCCGCTCGGGCTCGTCGCCCTCGCCGCGGGAGACGGAGGGCTGGCCGCGCTCGCGGCGCGGGTGCGGGAGCAGGAGACCGCGGACGCCCGGCTCGAGCACGTGTCCCTGGCGCAGCGGGTGCTCCGCGAGGACTCGACGTGGCGGCTCCGCGTGCTCGCCCCGCGCCAGCTGCGGGTGCTCGAGGGGCCGGCGGCTCCCGTGGACCCACCGCCGCCGGGCGCGCCCGTCGCCCTCGTGCAGGAGGTCGCGGAGGCGTTGCGCGACGACGTCCGCACCTCCCACGCGGCGCTCGGGCGTCGGCTCGGCGTCTCCGAGGCGACGGCGCGCCGTGCGCTGGCACGGGTGGCGCGGGCCGGTGCCCTCCGCTTCGGCTGCGACGTCGCCATGCCCGCGGTGGGGCTGGGGCGCGGGGTGCTCCTCGCCGCGCGGGCCGTCGGCGAGGACCGCGACGGGGCCCTCGCGCGGGTCGTCCGCGACCCCGCCGTGCACCGGGTCGCCGAGCTGGTCGACGACGCGCCGCTGCTCGTGGCGCTGCGGACGGCGACGCTGGAGCGCCTCCCCGAGCTCGAGCGCGGCTGGGGCAGCGGGATCGAGGTGGTGGGTCGCACGGCGGTCGTGCGGACCCGCAAGCGCAACGGGCACCTCCTCGACGCGGAGGGCCGGTCGGCCGGCCACGTCACGCCGACGTGGTGA
- the hflX gene encoding GTPase HflX yields MSNAPDFSLSAELAATSDWDDDDFVSGYADEPEEPDDLVEDVVPVDGPDPEDLTTGAMDLAERHQLRRVASLRTELEDITEVEYRQLRLERVVLVGVWTEGSVADAENSMAELALLAETAGSEVLEALYQRRQSPDPATYVGRGKVEGIAEIVQATGADTVICDGELAPSQLRNLEDRLKVKVVDRTALILDIFAQHAKSREGQAQVELAQLSYMKQRLRGWGGNLSRQAGGRVAGGAGIGGRGPGETKIETDRRRINTKIAKLRRQLAQMKGTRDTMRSERRRNQIPSVAIAGYTNAGKSSLLNRLTDAGVLVENALFATLDPTTRRTTTSDGRVYTMSDTVGFVRHLPHQLVEAFRSTLEEVADSDLILHVVDGSHPDPEGQIAAVREVFAEIGADKVPELLIVNKADIADEIALARLKQREPHLVVVSARTGEGIAEALRVVEGELPHPAEPFDALVPYARGDLMNRIHQHAEIDQLEHTGDGTRVSGRANASLAGELAPYAAG; encoded by the coding sequence ATGAGCAACGCACCTGACTTCTCCCTCTCCGCCGAGCTGGCGGCCACCTCCGACTGGGACGACGACGACTTCGTCTCCGGGTACGCCGACGAGCCCGAGGAGCCCGACGACCTCGTCGAGGACGTCGTGCCCGTCGACGGGCCGGACCCCGAGGACCTCACGACCGGCGCGATGGACCTCGCCGAGCGCCACCAGCTGCGCCGCGTGGCCAGCTTGCGCACCGAGCTCGAGGACATCACCGAGGTCGAGTACCGGCAGCTCCGCCTCGAGCGCGTCGTGCTCGTCGGCGTCTGGACGGAGGGCTCCGTCGCCGACGCCGAGAACTCCATGGCCGAGCTGGCCCTGCTCGCCGAGACGGCGGGCTCCGAGGTGCTCGAGGCGCTCTACCAGCGCCGGCAGAGCCCCGACCCCGCGACGTACGTCGGTCGGGGCAAGGTCGAGGGCATCGCCGAGATCGTGCAGGCCACCGGCGCCGACACCGTCATCTGCGACGGTGAGCTGGCGCCCAGCCAGCTGCGCAACCTGGAGGACCGGCTCAAGGTCAAGGTGGTCGATCGCACGGCGCTGATCCTCGACATCTTCGCCCAGCACGCGAAGAGCCGCGAGGGCCAGGCGCAGGTCGAGCTGGCGCAGCTGAGCTACATGAAGCAGCGCCTGCGCGGCTGGGGTGGCAACCTGTCGCGCCAGGCCGGCGGCCGGGTCGCCGGCGGCGCGGGCATCGGTGGTCGCGGACCCGGTGAGACGAAGATCGAGACCGACCGCCGTCGCATCAACACCAAGATCGCCAAGCTGCGTCGACAGCTCGCCCAGATGAAGGGCACGCGCGACACGATGCGCTCCGAGCGTCGGCGCAACCAGATCCCCAGCGTCGCGATCGCGGGCTACACCAACGCGGGCAAGTCCTCGCTGCTCAACCGGCTGACCGACGCCGGCGTGCTCGTCGAGAACGCCCTGTTCGCGACCCTCGACCCGACGACGCGGCGCACGACCACGTCCGACGGTCGGGTCTACACGATGTCCGACACCGTCGGGTTCGTGCGCCACCTGCCCCACCAGCTCGTCGAGGCGTTCCGCTCGACCCTGGAGGAGGTCGCCGACTCCGACCTCATCCTCCACGTCGTCGACGGGTCGCACCCCGACCCCGAGGGCCAGATCGCCGCCGTGCGCGAGGTGTTCGCCGAGATCGGCGCCGACAAGGTGCCCGAGCTGCTCATCGTCAACAAGGCCGACATCGCCGACGAGATCGCGCTGGCGCGCCTCAAGCAGCGCGAGCCGCACCTGGTCGTCGTCAGCGCCCGCACCGGCGAGGGCATCGCCGAGGCGCTGCGCGTCGTCGAGGGCGAGCTGCCCCACCCGGCGGAGCCGTTCGACGCGCTGGTGCCCTACGCGCGGGGCGACCTCATGAACCGCATCCACCAGCACGCGGAGATCGACCAGCTCGAGCACACCGGCGACGGCACGCGCGTCTCCGGTCGCGCGAACGCGTCCCTGGCGGGCGAGCTCGCGCCGTACGCCGCGGGGTGA